The following proteins come from a genomic window of Platichthys flesus chromosome 1, fPlaFle2.1, whole genome shotgun sequence:
- the LOC133955834 gene encoding rootletin-like, which yields MAAAPVQTPTNQLQLLSQLEDAACKDERQIQSLREISIDLQSRADIALEQLHQCRASFAENEESRDQLRRDVMNGKRQPNQTQDAAENHRKESMELQRNLSEVSKERDTLSQSNTQLRESLRSADTERISMKRQCEEEVAELSNNLREVEKSRLEVRKELQELQTRRSGEEPLNQMAAVSGLHLEIAGAVVQVMKIERDNQPMAPYVQPAPFRPRRGYGRGQYRGQTRGNSNTGCYICCQSEHWVRDCNYEGPSPNPNPNPYRGQGPHRGGPPGRGRGRGMPPAPTPDANCHLGTRQRL from the coding sequence ATGGCCGCCGCCCCTGTCCAGACCCCCaccaaccagctgcagcttctctctcagctggaagACGCAGCCTGCAAGGACGAACGTCAAATCCAGAGTCTACGAGAGATAAGTATCGACCTTCAGTCACGTGCTGATATTGCCCTTGAACAGTTGCACCAGTGCAGAGCTTCTTTCGCAGAGAACGAGGAGAGTAGAGACCAACTGAGACGGGATGTGATGAACGGCAAACGCCAGCCCAACCAAACTCAGGACGCAGCAGAAAATCACAGGAAAGAGAGTATGGAGCTGCAACGCAACCTCAGTGAGGtcagcaaagagagagacactctcagccaatcaaacacCCAACTGAGAGAAAGTCTGCGAAGTGCAGACACCGAAAGAATCAGTATGAAGcgacagtgtgaggaggaggtggctgagctAAGCAACAACCTCAGAGAAGTGGAAAAATCACGACTGGAAGTTCGGAAAGAACTCCAAGAGCTGCAGACTCGTCGGTCAGGGGAGGAGCCCCTTAATCAGATGGCTGCCGTTTCAGGATTACATTTGGAAATAGCAGGCGCAGTAGTGCAGGTTATGAAAATCGAAAGAGACAATCAACCCATGGCTCCATACGTTCAACCTGCTCCCTTCAGACCAAGAAGGGGGTACGGCCGTGGTCAGTATAGAGGTCAAACAAGAGGAAACTCCAATACTGGATGCTACATATGCTGCCAATCTGAACATTGGGTCCGAGACTGCAATTATGAGGGACCATCacctaacccaaaccctaacccctaCAGAGGGCAAGGCCCCCATCGCGGAGGACCCCCAGGACGAGGCCGAGGAAGAGGCATGCCCCCCGCACCCACACCAGATGCAAACTGCCACCTGGGAACACGGCAACGGCTATGA